A portion of the Edaphobacter lichenicola genome contains these proteins:
- a CDS encoding AraC family transcriptional regulator: protein MFLPPRWLQKDSFPEATTFLAAELSDQFLKLLQEVGPQSNEAILVPASQSLALRSQLRTELSRPDDFSPLVLEGMLMTTVAQAGRSLSRRHHGKPPAWLSRAKELLQDFAGAPPSIEEIAHSAGVHPAHLSREFRRQFGCTPGEYGRQIRIQQAKLHLTKTRWPLSQISLQSGFSDQAHFSRTFKRYTGSTPLEYRRSFTSQ, encoded by the coding sequence ATGTTTCTTCCTCCGCGATGGCTTCAGAAAGACTCCTTTCCTGAGGCCACTACGTTCCTTGCAGCCGAGTTGAGCGACCAGTTCCTGAAGCTCCTTCAAGAGGTCGGCCCGCAGTCTAATGAAGCCATCCTCGTTCCCGCTTCGCAATCTCTGGCTCTAAGATCACAACTTCGGACAGAACTCTCACGACCTGACGATTTCTCTCCGCTCGTATTAGAAGGAATGCTCATGACGACGGTAGCGCAGGCTGGACGCAGTCTCAGCCGTCGTCATCACGGGAAACCACCCGCGTGGCTCTCGCGAGCGAAAGAACTACTGCAGGACTTCGCTGGAGCGCCGCCAAGCATCGAGGAGATTGCCCATTCCGCAGGTGTCCACCCTGCGCATCTCTCCCGAGAATTTCGGAGACAGTTTGGTTGCACCCCCGGCGAATATGGCAGGCAGATCCGTATTCAGCAGGCAAAGCTACATCTGACGAAGACGCGTTGGCCACTATCGCAAATCTCGCTGCAAAGCGGCTTTAGCGACCAAGCGCATTTTTCAAGGACGTTCAAACGCTACACCGGGTCCACTCCACTCGAATATCGGAGATCCTTTACCTCTCAATAA
- a CDS encoding tautomerase family protein: MPLWRIYAPANGYSASEKQKFALDITGIYDAFLPRFYVNVLFHEVEPESFLVGGEQRSNFVRISIEHIARTMVDHESKVKFLGHVNEVIAPYVEQRGYDWELNVQELPFDLWRVQGLVPPGAESVDEKRWKQENKASARTHS; the protein is encoded by the coding sequence ATGCCCCTATGGCGAATTTACGCACCCGCAAACGGTTATTCAGCCAGCGAGAAACAAAAGTTCGCGCTGGACATAACCGGCATCTATGACGCCTTCCTTCCAAGGTTCTATGTGAACGTGCTGTTTCATGAGGTGGAGCCCGAATCGTTTCTGGTGGGCGGAGAGCAGCGAAGCAATTTTGTTCGCATCTCGATCGAGCACATCGCACGAACAATGGTGGATCACGAGAGCAAAGTGAAATTTCTCGGACATGTCAATGAAGTTATTGCACCTTATGTTGAACAACGAGGATACGACTGGGAGCTGAACGTTCAAGAGTTGCCATTTGATCTCTGGCGTGTGCAAGGTCTTGTTCCACCTGGAGCTGAATCGGTGGATGAGAAGCGTTGGAAGCAGGAGAATAAGGCCTCTGCGAGGACCCACTCATAA
- a CDS encoding helix-turn-helix domain-containing protein, giving the protein MSKLISARQEAGLTQREVSIRLGMAHSFMNKCESGERAIDVAELWAIGKLYGKPISFFTPDES; this is encoded by the coding sequence TTGTCTAAACTAATTTCTGCGCGGCAAGAGGCTGGCCTCACCCAGCGCGAGGTTTCTATTCGCCTAGGGATGGCGCACTCCTTCATGAATAAGTGCGAATCGGGCGAGCGAGCTATCGACGTGGCCGAGCTCTGGGCCATTGGAAAGCTCTACGGTAAGCCTATAAGTTTCTTCACGCCGGACGAATCCTAA
- a CDS encoding LysR family transcriptional regulator, whose translation MQNNIKMRHFEAVIALAEEMHFGRAAERVGLSQSGLSRCIQSAEREARATLFERDRKKMELTDAGRTYVEHARVALAYGERAMKSAKASRDGADTLLQVGKSPDVDPILIEILYSIRLPLYPHLEISVHSEPSSDLAHDLLSSHLDVALITDPATNPKLTMNKLVETPLHIVLPREHPLSSRTSVKLTDLRNDRWIVFQKRLHPILYDRIMKRTHEAGFEPRRLDHILYADEAEHMLTAAPGVAFLTMANAMKLNGGRLVARPLDEETLCLDEWLAARADDSSKVVSEFVRAFVTKSKTVLQPPQMTLPIGARAALTQCARD comes from the coding sequence ATGCAGAACAACATCAAGATGCGGCACTTCGAAGCCGTAATTGCCTTAGCAGAAGAGATGCACTTCGGTCGGGCGGCTGAGAGGGTTGGGCTTTCACAATCTGGGCTGAGCCGGTGCATTCAGAGCGCAGAGCGCGAAGCCAGGGCTACACTTTTCGAGCGTGATCGAAAAAAGATGGAGTTGACTGACGCGGGGAGAACCTACGTCGAGCATGCCCGAGTTGCGCTCGCTTACGGCGAGCGAGCCATGAAGTCTGCGAAGGCCAGTCGCGACGGGGCCGACACGCTTCTGCAGGTCGGAAAGTCCCCTGACGTTGACCCCATTCTGATCGAGATTCTCTACTCGATTCGCCTTCCCTTGTACCCACATTTGGAAATCAGTGTTCACAGTGAACCATCTTCAGATTTAGCTCACGATCTCCTCAGTTCTCATCTCGATGTGGCGCTCATCACCGACCCTGCCACGAACCCGAAGTTGACCATGAACAAACTGGTCGAAACACCACTTCATATCGTTCTGCCGCGCGAACATCCGCTCTCGTCAAGAACGTCTGTAAAACTCACCGATTTGCGGAATGACCGTTGGATCGTATTCCAGAAGCGGCTGCACCCGATTCTTTATGACAGGATTATGAAGCGGACTCACGAGGCCGGATTTGAGCCGAGGCGTTTGGATCACATCCTCTACGCGGACGAAGCGGAACATATGCTGACAGCGGCTCCTGGCGTTGCATTTCTCACGATGGCGAACGCGATGAAGCTCAACGGAGGTCGGTTGGTTGCGAGGCCCCTTGATGAGGAAACGCTCTGCCTCGATGAATGGCTCGCGGCCCGCGCGGACGACAGCTCGAAGGTTGTGAGCGAGTTTGTCCGAGCGTTCGTTACCAAATCAAAGACCGTTCTACAGCCTCCACAGATGACCCTCCCGATCGGTGCAAGAGCGGCGCTGACCCAATGCGCACGCGACTAG
- a CDS encoding helix-turn-helix domain-containing protein: MVLRGEIAGVHVGKLWRFRPSAIDQWIERQLVG, translated from the coding sequence ATGGTTTTGAGAGGCGAAATCGCAGGGGTGCACGTGGGCAAATTGTGGCGATTCAGGCCTTCCGCGATTGACCAATGGATCGAGCGTCAGCTGGTCGGATAA
- a CDS encoding tyrosine-type recombinase/integrase, which translates to MIPRACYQFGSLTRKKREKGPDTWEFRYYEPTELGGRRRKSCIVGTVEKLPTKAHAQKAVEALLLTLNSETPQQRMAAVTFGAICDRYMQEEMPDRYSTAKSYRSNIVNHLKPRWGEYLLEKIRPMAVEDWLKNLPMASKSKAHLKSVMHLMYQCAARWEVFNEQRNPIALVRVKGGSKRRQRPTTLTVEEFELIVATLQEPWRLMVQIAQCLGLRVSEIAALQWDDFDFDKNQLLVQRSFVNGRVDDVKTEYSQDYVPLHPSLTEIVLKWSTQAVPTEEGWVFANPRTNRPYYPTEIQKRHLRPSGCCVVECPTCGAAPGVWCNQDQKTGNGVRMLLHETRVKNSGKYGAIGWHTFRHTYRSWLDETGAPMKVQQELMRHASIQTTMNVYGQAMSSSKREANGKVVEMVLKPLKASA; encoded by the coding sequence TTGATACCACGTGCATGTTACCAATTCGGAAGCCTCACCCGAAAGAAGCGGGAGAAGGGGCCTGACACATGGGAGTTTCGGTACTACGAACCGACCGAGCTGGGGGGCAGGAGACGCAAGTCCTGCATCGTCGGCACAGTCGAAAAGTTGCCAACCAAAGCTCACGCGCAGAAGGCAGTGGAAGCCCTTCTTCTAACCCTTAACTCTGAAACTCCGCAGCAGCGCATGGCCGCGGTGACCTTCGGTGCTATTTGTGACCGTTACATGCAGGAAGAGATGCCGGACCGGTACTCCACTGCGAAGTCGTACCGGTCCAACATCGTGAATCACCTGAAGCCACGTTGGGGCGAGTATCTGCTCGAAAAGATTCGACCGATGGCGGTCGAGGATTGGTTGAAGAATCTCCCTATGGCCTCGAAGTCCAAGGCGCATTTGAAGAGCGTGATGCACCTGATGTATCAGTGTGCCGCACGCTGGGAAGTCTTCAACGAGCAGAGAAACCCCATAGCGCTGGTTCGCGTGAAAGGCGGCAGTAAGCGCCGGCAACGTCCGACCACGCTGACTGTGGAGGAGTTCGAACTCATCGTTGCGACTCTGCAAGAGCCGTGGCGCTTGATGGTACAGATCGCCCAATGCCTCGGTCTTCGCGTAAGCGAAATCGCGGCGCTTCAGTGGGACGACTTCGATTTTGACAAGAACCAGCTTCTCGTTCAGCGCAGCTTCGTAAACGGCAGGGTGGACGACGTCAAGACCGAATACTCCCAGGACTATGTTCCTCTGCACCCGTCCTTGACCGAGATCGTTCTGAAGTGGAGCACGCAAGCTGTGCCTACGGAAGAAGGCTGGGTCTTTGCCAATCCGAGAACGAACCGGCCTTACTATCCCACCGAGATCCAGAAGCGGCATCTTCGCCCCTCGGGTTGCTGTGTGGTGGAATGTCCGACGTGCGGAGCGGCACCTGGTGTCTGGTGTAACCAGGATCAGAAAACCGGCAACGGCGTCCGCATGCTTTTGCATGAGACGCGCGTGAAGAACTCCGGCAAGTATGGGGCCATCGGCTGGCACACGTTCCGCCATACGTATCGTTCGTGGCTGGACGAGACCGGAGCTCCGATGAAGGTGCAGCAGGAGTTGATGCGACACGCTTCTATCCAGACAACGATGAATGTCTATGGACAAGCAATGTCGTCATCAAAGCGGGAAGCGAATGGGAAGGTTGTGGAGATGGTACTCAAGCCGTTGAAAGCGAGCGCCTGA
- a CDS encoding BON domain-containing protein gives MAAVLSAMLALNVSAGLSQTKPATVPDAQIEANVLKALAGAPELADQAITSTTVYGVVTLNGTVRDEPSRDLAEHLVSTAAGVQKVVDQLVIGAVPAASNDSPDVGTNPNLQSDGSIAPPQGQSQQPQTSSNPGASQGGAPQQQGQYPPAYGSQQQPAGQYPPAYGAPPQGGQYPSPQTGQYPPPYGAPQQPYPPQYGQPQRPYVAQKGGDAVVVPVGATLRVRINQGMDSKKTVVGTPFDGIVLNDIVAGGSIAIPRGASITGTVVEAHTAGELKGKGELKLQLTSVALGGKVYPIATDFWWHQGADKTANTVGNTVGLGAVGALIGAVAGGGVGAAVGAGVGGVAGLGVSAASGKGEAVLPSEAIVSFHLTQPADVTTVSQAELDRLGAGVPVGADPQMRRRYPPPPPPPGYYYGPGYYRPY, from the coding sequence ATGGCGGCAGTTTTGAGTGCGATGTTGGCTCTGAATGTCAGTGCTGGACTTTCACAGACGAAGCCTGCAACTGTACCGGACGCGCAGATCGAGGCGAATGTTTTGAAGGCGCTGGCTGGCGCGCCGGAGCTTGCAGATCAGGCGATCACATCGACGACTGTTTATGGTGTTGTGACGCTGAATGGTACGGTTCGCGATGAACCGTCGAGGGACCTGGCGGAGCATCTGGTGTCGACTGCGGCGGGCGTGCAGAAGGTAGTTGACCAGTTGGTGATTGGGGCCGTTCCGGCGGCGAGCAATGATTCTCCTGATGTTGGCACGAATCCGAATCTTCAGTCGGATGGGTCGATCGCTCCGCCTCAAGGACAGAGTCAGCAGCCTCAAACCAGTTCTAATCCAGGCGCGTCTCAGGGTGGTGCACCACAGCAGCAGGGACAATATCCTCCTGCTTATGGGAGCCAGCAGCAGCCAGCTGGGCAGTATCCGCCTGCGTATGGTGCGCCTCCGCAGGGCGGGCAGTATCCGTCGCCACAGACTGGACAGTATCCGCCTCCTTATGGCGCTCCACAGCAGCCTTACCCGCCGCAGTATGGTCAGCCGCAGCGGCCCTATGTTGCCCAGAAGGGTGGCGATGCTGTCGTTGTGCCTGTTGGCGCTACGTTGCGGGTGCGGATCAATCAGGGGATGGATAGCAAGAAGACTGTGGTGGGAACACCGTTCGATGGCATTGTGTTGAATGACATCGTTGCTGGGGGCTCGATCGCTATTCCTCGTGGAGCTTCGATCACGGGGACTGTGGTGGAGGCTCATACGGCTGGGGAGTTGAAGGGGAAGGGCGAGTTGAAGCTGCAGCTTACTTCGGTTGCGCTTGGCGGGAAGGTTTATCCGATTGCTACGGACTTCTGGTGGCATCAGGGAGCTGACAAGACCGCGAATACAGTAGGAAATACCGTTGGATTAGGCGCAGTTGGCGCGCTGATTGGTGCGGTGGCTGGCGGCGGCGTTGGAGCTGCGGTTGGTGCTGGAGTTGGCGGCGTGGCCGGGCTTGGAGTTTCAGCGGCTTCGGGTAAAGGGGAGGCGGTGTTGCCTTCGGAGGCGATTGTCAGCTTCCATCTTACTCAGCCTGCGGATGTTACGACGGTGTCCCAAGCTGAGTTGGATCGTCTGGGCGCGGGTGTTCCGGTGGGTGCCGATCCGCAGATGCGGCGGCGCTATCCTCCTCCACCCCCGCCTCCGGGCTACTATTATGGGCCGGGGTACTACCGGCCTTACTAA
- a CDS encoding ArsR/SmtB family transcription factor, with the protein MIERLSHGPASVHGLTEPFALSQQMISKHIAYLVRARIVIKTKRGRESVCTLRPEAIKAVSDWTISYRRFWEESFDKLQVVVNQMKKEEAGDDGKHG; encoded by the coding sequence ATGATCGAACGACTCTCCCACGGGCCTGCCTCTGTGCATGGATTGACGGAACCGTTTGCACTCTCGCAACAGATGATTTCGAAACATATCGCCTATCTGGTACGGGCACGGATTGTAATCAAGACGAAGCGTGGACGAGAGAGTGTGTGCACGCTCAGGCCAGAGGCGATTAAGGCGGTCAGCGACTGGACCATCAGCTATCGCCGATTTTGGGAAGAGAGCTTCGACAAGCTGCAGGTCGTTGTCAATCAAATGAAGAAAGAGGAGGCCGGCGATGACGGAAAACACGGTTAA
- a CDS encoding SRPBCC family protein, which produces MTENTVNEVERMVVTRVFDAPRELVWKAWTDPKYIMQWWGPKGFTAPVCEMDFRVGGKLICCMNAPDGQLCGWNAVEYHEIVLHEKIVSSMYFSDSKGNKIDPAELGIEHEAIDGAYDVTLFEDLGNGQTRLTFIGNDPMESAKNSGQLEGWNEILDKLAAVVAELAQAK; this is translated from the coding sequence ATGACGGAAAACACGGTTAATGAAGTTGAGCGGATGGTCGTTACAAGAGTTTTTGATGCCCCACGCGAGTTGGTTTGGAAGGCGTGGACAGACCCGAAGTACATCATGCAGTGGTGGGGGCCGAAGGGCTTTACCGCTCCCGTTTGTGAGATGGATTTTCGGGTTGGGGGGAAACTTATCTGCTGCATGAATGCGCCGGATGGGCAGCTCTGCGGCTGGAATGCGGTTGAATACCACGAGATTGTTCTGCACGAGAAGATCGTTTCCTCCATGTACTTTTCGGACTCGAAGGGAAACAAGATCGATCCGGCGGAATTAGGAATAGAACATGAGGCTATCGACGGTGCCTACGACGTGACCCTCTTTGAAGATCTCGGAAACGGCCAGACGAGACTCACCTTTATTGGAAATGACCCGATGGAGAGCGCAAAGAATAGCGGGCAATTGGAGGGCTGGAACGAGATACTCGATAAGCTCGCTGCGGTTGTCGCGGAGTTAGCGCAGGCGAAATAA
- a CDS encoding DinB family protein codes for MKRLSFLAIVLLAFAFAAHAQDTMKKDAAVKPADPESKVVLDSWNEIGRKLTALAEDFPEDKYDFKPTPEQRSFAEQLLHAAGSCYYFTNPVMGQKPPAGDPKRDQYKSKADIVAFVKKSFADGATAIQAKGEKGMTTEVEYFPQQKSRVMDIAYGIIEHSGEHYGQLVVYYRLAGLVPPESRPKK; via the coding sequence ATGAAAAGACTATCGTTTCTCGCTATCGTCCTGCTGGCATTCGCATTTGCCGCCCATGCCCAGGACACGATGAAGAAAGATGCAGCCGTCAAACCTGCCGATCCGGAATCGAAAGTCGTGCTCGATTCCTGGAATGAGATTGGCCGCAAGCTGACGGCGCTGGCCGAAGATTTTCCCGAGGACAAATATGACTTCAAGCCGACACCCGAGCAGCGGAGCTTCGCCGAGCAGTTGCTGCACGCGGCGGGTTCATGCTACTACTTCACGAATCCTGTGATGGGGCAGAAGCCTCCCGCGGGAGATCCAAAGCGCGACCAATACAAGTCCAAGGCCGACATCGTTGCGTTCGTCAAGAAATCCTTCGCCGATGGCGCGACCGCCATCCAGGCGAAGGGCGAAAAGGGCATGACGACGGAGGTTGAGTATTTTCCTCAGCAGAAATCGCGCGTGATGGACATTGCGTACGGCATCATCGAGCATAGCGGTGAACACTACGGCCAGCTTGTTGTGTACTACCGCCTCGCGGGTCTTGTGCCGCCGGAGTCGCGGCCCAAGAAGTAA
- a CDS encoding SgcJ/EcaC family oxidoreductase: protein MKRPILCLLLVFVLSRYAAPQTKADEAAVQQIPKAFVSAWATHDGHQLAKLMADDVDFVNVGGDWMHGRPDFELYHTRLLAGPFKDSTLTMLDAAVRFIRPDLAVLHWTWSIKGDGEEDAKTHAPRRGIFTMLVQKREDAWLIAVAQNTNEMPGPNPELDGIKPPIAFPPTR, encoded by the coding sequence ATGAAGAGACCGATTCTTTGCCTGCTGCTGGTTTTCGTCCTCTCTCGATATGCCGCTCCACAAACAAAAGCTGATGAAGCTGCGGTTCAGCAGATCCCGAAAGCCTTTGTCTCCGCATGGGCCACGCACGATGGACATCAACTCGCCAAGCTCATGGCAGATGACGTTGACTTCGTGAACGTCGGCGGCGACTGGATGCACGGTAGACCAGACTTCGAGCTGTACCACACCCGCTTGCTCGCGGGTCCATTTAAAGACTCCACCCTAACCATGCTCGATGCCGCCGTTCGTTTCATTCGCCCCGACCTCGCGGTCCTTCACTGGACCTGGAGCATCAAGGGGGACGGAGAAGAAGATGCAAAGACACACGCACCTCGACGCGGCATCTTTACCATGCTCGTTCAGAAGAGAGAAGACGCCTGGCTCATCGCCGTCGCCCAGAACACCAATGAGATGCCCGGACCCAATCCGGAACTTGACGGCATCAAGCCGCCAATCGCCTTCCCACCAACAAGGTAG
- a CDS encoding ABC transporter permease — MTNLLQDLRFALRQMRRSPGFAFTAVLTLALGIAANIIVFGVLQSLILRPLNIPHPDRVWSLDTATPYYPVFSRPEIRALSDDSTVFDAVAADNIQAFGLEANNVTRPVWGYEVSGQYFQVFGIKPFLGRLLQPSDDDHPGASDAAVLSYPAWKSQFNSDPDVVGKVVRIDKHPYTIVGVTPESFYGTEKFLQPDIFVPMANEQTFEGINWLNDWTNKNIFAIVRLKEGVTSTQAKAELDTVAARIRREKPNDEEGLGFKMARPGLIGDFLGSPARAFLAGVMGLAGIVLLAACVNLGSLFAARTADRTREIAIRMAIGSSRWLVIRQILVEAFVISILGGICACGLAWAALTGLAAWHPPSDYPIKFSVLPQPSLILIALLISVLAGLLFGIMPLRQIFRTDPNDAIKNGGGTQPVAGRRWALRDILLAAQIALCCVTVTAAFVSLRGLSRTMHMNIGFNPRNVVVTRFDLVQAGYKVEVSEPFQRKLLERVMQLPGIKAAAYADSTPLETPSSRDIFSQQTTNFRSSNKAFTTYYFNISPGYFGAAETPLLAGRDLSYTDTPDTPAVAVVNQEFIRQLFHSDPNSAIGRYFKTHGGDKIQIVGVVADGKYLSLSEDQHPATFYPLSQNADTNTVLIVRPEGDAPDTAQTTADIRKLIHDVDPTIPIQASGTWTNQMALSFFPAQVATISLGLFGAFGLLLSITGTFGLASYTVSKRLRELSIRVALGAQAKQILAAALGRMFLLLATGSVIGMMLGIATSHLLSAVVYQATAQDPLVLVAVAATLLLTGLLSVAGPVRRALNIDPANVLREE; from the coding sequence ATGACCAACCTGCTGCAGGACCTGCGATTTGCCCTCCGTCAGATGCGCCGCTCTCCAGGCTTCGCCTTCACGGCGGTGCTGACCCTCGCCCTCGGCATCGCCGCAAACATCATCGTCTTCGGCGTTCTGCAATCGCTCATCCTGCGACCCCTCAACATCCCACATCCAGACCGCGTCTGGTCGCTCGATACCGCCACTCCTTACTACCCCGTCTTCTCCCGTCCCGAGATCCGCGCCCTCAGCGACGACAGCACGGTCTTCGACGCCGTCGCTGCCGATAACATTCAGGCCTTCGGCCTCGAAGCCAACAACGTCACCCGTCCAGTCTGGGGATACGAGGTAAGCGGCCAATACTTCCAGGTCTTCGGCATCAAGCCCTTCCTCGGCCGCCTCCTCCAACCCTCCGACGACGACCACCCCGGCGCATCCGACGCCGCAGTCCTCTCCTACCCCGCCTGGAAGAGTCAGTTCAACTCAGATCCCGACGTCGTCGGCAAGGTCGTCCGCATCGACAAGCATCCCTACACCATCGTCGGCGTCACTCCCGAAAGCTTCTACGGCACCGAGAAGTTCCTCCAGCCCGACATCTTCGTCCCCATGGCCAACGAACAAACCTTCGAAGGCATCAACTGGCTCAACGATTGGACCAACAAAAACATCTTCGCAATCGTGCGTCTCAAAGAGGGCGTCACATCAACTCAGGCAAAGGCCGAACTCGACACAGTCGCCGCCCGCATCCGCCGCGAAAAACCCAATGACGAAGAGGGCCTGGGCTTCAAGATGGCTCGTCCCGGTCTCATTGGAGACTTCCTCGGCTCCCCGGCCCGCGCCTTCCTCGCAGGCGTCATGGGCCTGGCTGGCATCGTGCTCCTCGCCGCCTGCGTCAACCTCGGCAGCCTCTTCGCCGCCCGCACCGCAGACCGTACCCGCGAGATCGCCATCCGCATGGCCATCGGCTCCAGCCGCTGGCTCGTCATCCGCCAGATCCTCGTCGAAGCCTTCGTCATTTCGATCCTCGGTGGCATCTGCGCCTGCGGTCTGGCGTGGGCTGCCCTCACTGGCCTCGCCGCCTGGCATCCACCATCCGACTACCCCATCAAGTTCTCCGTCCTGCCGCAGCCATCGTTGATCCTGATCGCGCTCCTGATCTCCGTCCTCGCCGGTCTTCTCTTCGGCATCATGCCGCTCCGCCAGATCTTCAGAACAGATCCAAACGACGCAATCAAGAACGGCGGCGGTACGCAACCCGTAGCAGGACGCCGCTGGGCACTCAGGGATATTCTCCTCGCCGCACAAATCGCACTCTGCTGCGTCACCGTCACCGCCGCCTTCGTCTCACTGCGCGGCCTCTCCAGAACAATGCACATGAATATCGGTTTCAATCCGCGCAATGTTGTCGTGACGCGCTTCGATCTCGTTCAGGCTGGCTACAAAGTCGAGGTCAGCGAACCTTTTCAGCGCAAACTGCTTGAGCGCGTCATGCAGCTTCCAGGAATCAAAGCAGCAGCGTACGCGGACTCGACGCCCCTCGAGACTCCCTCCTCGAGAGACATCTTCTCGCAACAGACGACCAACTTCAGATCCTCGAACAAGGCATTCACAACCTACTACTTCAACATCTCCCCCGGATACTTCGGAGCCGCTGAAACTCCTCTGCTCGCAGGCCGCGACCTAAGCTACACCGACACTCCCGACACGCCAGCCGTCGCCGTCGTCAACCAGGAGTTCATCCGCCAACTCTTCCACTCCGACCCCAACAGCGCCATCGGCCGCTACTTCAAGACCCATGGTGGCGACAAGATCCAGATCGTCGGCGTAGTTGCCGATGGAAAATACCTGTCTCTCAGTGAAGATCAGCATCCTGCAACCTTCTACCCGCTCTCACAAAACGCCGATACAAATACAGTGCTCATCGTCCGCCCTGAAGGCGATGCACCCGACACAGCCCAAACCACGGCCGACATTCGTAAACTGATCCATGATGTCGATCCCACCATACCCATCCAGGCGTCGGGTACCTGGACCAATCAAATGGCTCTCAGCTTCTTCCCTGCACAAGTGGCAACCATCTCCCTCGGCCTCTTCGGAGCCTTCGGCCTCCTGCTCTCGATCACCGGCACCTTCGGCCTCGCCTCTTATACCGTCAGCAAGCGCCTGCGCGAGCTGAGCATTCGCGTCGCCCTCGGCGCACAAGCAAAGCAGATCCTCGCAGCCGCACTCGGACGCATGTTCCTCCTGCTCGCCACTGGCTCAGTCATCGGCATGATGCTCGGCATAGCGACCAGCCATCTCCTCTCAGCGGTCGTCTACCAGGCCACCGCGCAGGATCCCTTAGTCCTCGTCGCCGTCGCAGCCACGCTGCTCCTCACCGGCCTGCTCTCAGTCGCCGGCCCCGTCAGACGCGCCCTCAACATCGACCCAGCCAACGTCCTCCGCGAAGAATAA
- a CDS encoding FkbM family methyltransferase, with amino-acid sequence MTLNRWLRNKARFAVDQIFCSSSADVQRVGNVHSGWVMKKGLDPLVIYCAGVGQGISFELELAKTSRRPILVFDPSPQGLATMAEIDAGNIEFFPVGLAATTGAVEFSLTRQDGEASRSVADNGFGKVSFDCWDLATVMRRNGDAVIDLLKMDIEGFEYEIIDQFLEQGIPVRQLCVEFHPWLAPGRTFGRTWKTIAKLYRAGYRIIYKHRGDHTFVLKESRFRELVKNRTKEQVRWGDAWSKALIQR; translated from the coding sequence ATGACCCTCAATCGATGGTTACGCAATAAGGCACGCTTTGCAGTCGACCAGATATTTTGCTCCTCGTCGGCGGACGTGCAGCGTGTTGGGAATGTCCATAGCGGTTGGGTGATGAAGAAAGGTCTCGATCCGCTGGTTATCTACTGTGCGGGTGTTGGCCAGGGGATCTCGTTTGAGTTGGAGTTGGCGAAGACCAGTCGTCGGCCCATTCTGGTGTTCGATCCGTCGCCGCAAGGATTGGCAACGATGGCGGAGATCGATGCGGGCAATATTGAGTTCTTTCCGGTTGGGCTTGCTGCGACGACGGGTGCAGTGGAGTTTTCGCTGACGAGACAGGATGGAGAGGCCTCTCGGTCGGTTGCGGATAACGGCTTCGGGAAGGTGTCTTTTGACTGCTGGGATCTGGCGACTGTGATGCGTAGAAATGGCGATGCAGTGATCGATCTTTTGAAGATGGATATTGAAGGTTTTGAGTACGAGATTATCGACCAGTTTCTTGAGCAGGGAATTCCGGTTCGTCAGTTGTGTGTGGAGTTTCATCCCTGGCTTGCTCCTGGACGCACCTTTGGGCGGACGTGGAAGACGATTGCGAAGCTGTATCGAGCGGGGTATCGCATCATTTATAAACATCGCGGCGACCACACGTTTGTCCTGAAGGAGTCGCGGTTCAGGGAGTTGGTGAAGAATCGGACGAAAGAGCAGGTTCGGTGGGGCGATGCGTGGAGTAAGGCGCTCATTCAACGATGA